One part of the Sander vitreus isolate 19-12246 chromosome 10, sanVit1, whole genome shotgun sequence genome encodes these proteins:
- the tbc1d10c gene encoding uncharacterized protein tbc1d10c has translation MLSPTSPAQKNLSEEDSSGSDAGSEVGLEPETDRFGFILTNGSPAGSVGPAPELVRQRETKWINIISQWDRILLKKTSKVKVQCQKGIPASLRAKCWPLLCGATDKMKLNENLYKSLDSQPALQSWVDVIERDLDRQFPFHEMFLSKDGHGQRGLFRVLKAYTQYQPEEGYCQAQGPVAAVLLMNMPAEEAFWCLVQISEQYLPGYYSPLLEGVLFDAAMLTWVLKRTCPAAHKHLQHHGVEPLMFATDWLMCLFTRHLPFNTLLRVWDLFFCYGVRVLLQVAVVLVRRVLGRAEQRKQCQGQMETLERLRGVREEVQEEDDSFIAEVCSVQLSARDLEKHTEKELEKWRKDRPSSTFDPRGRCQGYRMAWARARQNEEERDRKAREKGNLSVPLARSASTLSLSPSLLHKRWRKGGKASTPEWEGNSRVVRHLSMGAKEDWRSWAELNFKKVQGVQEEEDVVFEEHQKQSEPKLTEQTEQKELLEKPKKMEIQNMPTDHVEETVVIKEQIEQVETRITEEEEPQLKDTEESKVLSTQTEETNVETELIKDPAKDQTVENILQPTEHKQGEELDSYSQSQVREQSHKILSLEIEVIDANTETEKQVEESEHTAAVEGNQTEIHKDAYADENKEVETQDSVYSSEEHMIQADMKPEESTETENVQHTQVDTVTSPGSETDSKVEAPTVKDPTVETESQQQQREVITETDRSPQRDTFEEKYHSTESLSGTDMKEESHTQRETETDVLAQTQEQAEKNTATHELEAEIVHLDSEQHIDSKTEAETLILCLPECIQPKDGTGLVTDTETEAEIRVANDIVRESSEEFEKECDAVASEPTQEKEGRSLTAHSDAQVDTDQTQAEEKPTETENTDLIAPPCTQAEAVTLTAEPDGKMSSVETGTSEEPAPEQPTSQVTMGAVEEEESTENVQENPVVEDDVFISTKPTDSSNTDSNPQVLDKDSHLVKDQTEPNNSSLTQASGHRSSRSSGDFCVRKLPNSRGSRLARRLSEDLFIVPEKTSKSQSTPNHPEVKHSESQSYPGGVNPTQSPPDVTSEVTSSLSAEVTERIAVQQEQLLPPDPPKRFGLFRRLRGEQPKKAKGTPKMQVPKILIQDFSDGTGTGKLVEEEAEEKLSSRERRRRRRVRERKEKEEERLRKKREKELGKEKEQERRKPQTRGKSFQVQREKGSSDVTQPAKTGSQTLRHSASNAESYF, from the exons GAGCGTGGGTCCAGCCCCTGAGTTGGTCAGGCAGAGGGAGACCAAGTGGATAAATATCATTAGCCAATGGGATCGCATCTTATTGAAGAAGACCAGCAAG GTCAAAGTGCAGTGTCAGAAAGGCATCCCAGCCTCACTCAGAGCAAAGTGCTGGCCTCTGCTGTGTGGTGCTACTGACAAGATGAAACTAAATGAAAACCTCTACAAG tCTCTGGACTCGCAGCCTGCTCTGCAGAGCTGGGTGGATGTCATCGAGAGAGACCTGGACCGACAGTTCCCTTTCCATGAAATGTTCCTTTCCAAGGATGGACATGG gcaGCGTGGTTTGTTCCGGGTGTTGAAAGCCTACACTCAGTACCAACCAGAAGAAGGTTACTGCCAAGCACAGGGGCCCGTGGCTGCAGTGCTGCTGATGAACATGCCTGCTGAG GAGGCCTTCTGGTGTCTGGTGCAGATTAGTGAGCAGTACCTGCCTGGATACTATAGCCCTCTGCTG GAAGGAGTCCTGTTTGATGCGGCCATGCTGACCTGGGTCTTGAAAAGGACGTGTCCGgctgcacacaaacacctgCAGCACCACGGAGTGGAGCCCCTCATGTTCGCCACCGACTGGCTGATGTGTCTCTTCACACGTCACCTGCCCTTCAACACACTGCTCCGAGTCTGGGACCTCTTTTTCTGCTATG GGGTGCGGGTGCTGCTGCAGGTGGCGGTGGTGCTGGTGCGTCGGGTGCTGGGCCGAGCTGAGCAGAGGAAGCAGTGTCAGGGACAAATGGAGACtctggagaggctgaggggCGTCAGGGAGGAGGTCCAAGAGGAAGACGACTCCTTCATAGCAGAG GTGTGCTCGGTGCAGCTGTCAGCCAGAGATCTGGAGAAGCATACTGAGAAGGAGTTAGAAAAGTGGAGGAAAGACAGACCCTCATCCACCTTTGACCCCAGAGGTCGCTGCCAGGGATACCGGATGGCATGGGCGAGGGCTCGACAGAACGAGGAAGAGCGGGACAGGAAAGCAAGAGAGAAAGGGAACCTGTCCGTCCCTCTTGCTCGCTCGGCCTCCACTCTCTCGctgtctccctcccttcttcACAAGAGGTGGAGGAAAGGGGGAAAGGCAAGCACACCCGAATGGGAAGGCAACAGCAGAGTTGTGAGGCATCTATCAATGGGAGCAAAGGAGGACTGGAGGAGCTGGGCCGAGTTAAATTTCAAAAAGGTGCAGGGCGttcaggaggaggaagacgtAGTTTTTGAGGAACATCAAAAACAGAGTGAGCCGAAACTCACAgaacaaactgaacagaaagaaCTTTTAGAAAAACCTAAAAAGATGGAAATCCAAAACATGCCAACAGACCATGTAGAAGAAACAGTCGTCATAAAAGAACAGATTGAACAAGTAGAAACAAGAATCACTGAAGAGGAGGAACCGCAACTCAAAGATACAGAGGAAAGCAAAGTGCTTTCAACCCAGACCGAAGAAACAAATGTTGAGACAGAACTAATCAAAGATCCAGCCAAAGATCAGACTGTTGAAAATATTCTTCAGCCTACTGAACACAAACAGGGAGAGGAGCTGGACTCTTACAGCCAGTCACAAGTTCGGGAACAGAGTCACAAAATTCTCTCACTGGAAATTGAGGTAATAGACGCaaatacagagacagaaaagcaAGTGGAAGAAAGTGAACATACAGCTGCTGTGGAGGGAAATCAGACTGAGATACATAAAGATGCATATGCAGATGAAAACAAAGAGGTGGAGACGCAAGATAGTGTATACTCAAGTGAGGAACATATGATTCAGGCTGACATGAAACCAGAAGAGAGCACAGAAACTGAAAATGTGCAACATACGCAGGTGGACACGGTGACAAGCCCAGGctcagagacagacagtaaaGTTGAAGCTCCAACTGTCAAAGATCCTACAGTAGAGACAGAGTCACAACAGCAACAGCGAGAAGTgatcacagagacagacagaagccCACAGAGAGAtacatttgaagaaaaatacCACAGCACTGAGTCACTATCAGGAACGGACATGAAAGAAGAGTCCCACAcccaaagagagacagaaactgaTGTACTGGCACAGACTCAAGAACAGGCAGAGAAAAATACAGCCACACATGAACTGGAAGCTGAAATAGTACACCTAGATTCAGAACAACACATAGATTCAAAGACAGAAGCAGAAACATTAATACTGTGTTTACCTGAATGCATCCAACCAAAAGACGGCACGGGCTTAGTAACTGATACAGAGACTGAAGCAGAAATACGAGTAGCAAACGACATAGTGAGGGAGTCAAGTGAAGAATTTGAGAAAGAGTGTGATGCAGTAGCATCTGAACCTACGCAGGAGAAAGAAGGAAGAAGTTTGACTGCACACTCAGATGCACAGGTTGACACTGACCAAACACAAGCAGAGGAAAAGCCAACAGAAACGGAGAATACTGACTTGATAGCACCACCTTGCACACAGGCGGAAGCGGTGACTCTCACGGCCGAGCCTGATGGGAAGATGAGTTCAGTAGAAACGGGTACCTCCGAAGAACCTGCACCTGAACAACCAACAAGCCAGGTCACTATgggtgctgtggaggaggaagaaagcACAGAAAATGTTCAAGAAAACCCTGTAGTAGAAGACGACGTCTTCATTTCTACTAAACCAACAGACTCTTCAAATACTGACAGTAACCCACAAGTCCTAGACAAAGATTCCCACCTTGTGAAAGACCAGACTGAGCCGAATAACAGCAGCCTGACACAAGCCTCCGGGCATCGCAGCAGCCGGTCTTCTGGAGATTTCTGCGTTCGCAAGTTACCCAACTCCCGTGGGTCAAGGTTAGCACGTAGACTCTCTGAAGATCTCTTCATCGTGCCAGAGAAAACTAGCAAATCACAATCTACTCCCAATCACCCAGAAGTTAAACATAGTGAATCACAGTCCTATCCTGGAGGTGTAAACCCAACCCAAAGTCCTCCTGATGTGACTTCAGAAGTCACCTCGTCACTGTCTGCAGAAGTAACTGAGAGGATAGCGGTGCAGCAGGAGCAGCTGCTGCCGCCCGACCCCCCTAAACGTTTTGGTCTCTTCCGCAGACTGAGAGGAGAGCAGCCCAAAAAGGCAAAAGGGACACCCAAAATGCAAGTCCCCAAGATCTTGATTCAAGACTTCAGTGACGGAACAGGGACAGGGAAACTGGTTGAGGAAGAGGCGGAGGAGAAACTGAGCTCCagggaaaggaggaggaggcggagggtccgagaaagaaaggagaaagaggaagagaggttgagaaagaagagagagaaggagctgGGGAAGgagaaagagcaagagaggaGGAAACCACAGACGAGGGGGAAAAGTTTCCAGGtgcaaagagagaaagggagcaGTGACGTGACTCAACCTGCAAAGACTGGATCACAGACGCTTAGACATTCTGCTTCTAATGCTGAATCTTActtttga
- the rad9a gene encoding cell cycle checkpoint control protein RAD9A: MDCIVTGGNVKVLAKAIHSLSRIGDELYVEPQEDGLALRSVNSSRSAYACFLFAPLFFSRYTVHSGHTFRCKMAIKSVQAVFRSLASLEKTVEKCHIELDNQNNRLTFTLHCKHGLMKTHNLSFQDSESLQAVFDKDSYANVFRSHPRLLVDTVMHFPPSLEEVTVSVSDERMWVRNHVEEEGDQSKAMLTELCLASDEFDHFAVQAHNSVTFCLKELRGLLVFAESTGLPMSMYFDEPGSPVVLSVTDSVLEGNFVLATLSDDPNHHKKNNSRRAHTPPPPPPDDFMNDDIDSYLIAMDTSVAPGSSATGPPTSPLADSICSKQTAAASHRTRLHSEEEDKTTDSGRPPNKKFCSLFFGSVLPPSSQMSTQPVSSQQVLASDSEDDIQ; encoded by the exons ATGGACTGCATCGTGACGGGAGGAAACGTAAAAG TACTGGCCAAAGCCATCCATTCACTGTCCAGGATCGGTGATGAGCTCTATGTGGAGCCTCAGGAAGATGGG CTGGCCCTGCGGTCTGTGAACTCCTCTCGGTCGGCATATGCTTGTTTCCTGTTCGCACCACTCTTCTTCAGCAG GTACACTGTCCACAGTGGGCACACCTTCCGCTGCAAGATGGCAATAAAG AGTGTACAGGCCGTATTCAGGTCTCTAGCGTCTCTGGAGAAGACAGTGGAAAAGTGTCACATCGAGCTGGACAATCAGAACAACCGCCTCACCTTCACCCTGCACTGCAAACACG GCCTCATGAAGACACATAACCTGTCTTTCCAGGACAGTGAAAGCCTACAGGCAGTGTTTGATAAAGACAGCTATGCCAATGTATTCAGATCCCATCCCAG GCTGCTGGTGGACACAGTCATGCACTTCCCTCCATCTCTAGAAGAAGTAACCGTGTCAGTGAGTGATGAGCGAATGTGGGTCAGGAACCATGTGGAGGAAGAAGGAG ACCAGTCCAAGGCCATGCTGACAGAGCTGTGTCTGGCTTCAGACGAGTTTGACCATTTCGCCGTCCAAGCTCACAACAGCGTCACCTTTTGTCTGAAGGAGTTACGG GGTTTGTTAGTGTTTGCAGAGTCTACTGGTCTCCCTATGTCTATGTACTTTGATGAACCTGGCAG cccTGTAGTGCTTTCAGTAACAGACAGTGTCCTGGAGGGGAACTTTGTGCTGGCCACACTTTCTGATGACCCCAAccaccataaaaaaaacaacagtagaCG AGCACACACACCGCCACCGCCTCCTCCTGACGACTTCATGAATGATGACATAGACTCCTACCTCATTGCCATGGATACTAGTGTTGCACCAGGTTCCTCAGCTACAGGTCCGCCCACATCCCCTTTAGCTGATTCCATATGTTCTAAACAGACTGCTGCAGCCAGTCACAGGACAAGGCTACACAGTGAGGAGGAAGATAAAACAACCGATTCAGGCAGACCGCCTAATAAGAAG TTCTGTTCCTTGTTCTTTGGATCTGTGCTTCCCCCATCCTCTCAGATGAGCACTCAACCGGTGTCAAGTCAGCAAGTGTTGGCCAGTGACAGTGAGGATGACATACAGTGA